A genome region from Haloarcula rubripromontorii includes the following:
- a CDS encoding PIN domain-containing protein, whose translation MPRALIDTSVLFAAAYKRDNSHDAALPVLLGIDNGTLPEAVVLDYVLAETLNGLTTHAGHDAAVDLLDRIEENARFHIDTLTTDALATGKALFRQHEPLSFVDACIVAYMQTEGLGYLYAFDDDFDAVEDVYRLETTTNPYEPN comes from the coding sequence ATGCCCCGCGCACTCATCGATACATCGGTCCTGTTTGCAGCCGCATACAAGCGAGATAACTCACACGACGCCGCACTCCCAGTGCTCCTCGGCATCGATAATGGAACGCTCCCTGAGGCAGTCGTCCTCGACTATGTTCTCGCCGAGACGTTGAACGGCCTCACGACCCACGCTGGCCACGACGCAGCGGTCGATCTCCTTGATCGCATCGAAGAAAACGCCCGCTTCCACATCGACACACTCACCACCGACGCCCTCGCGACAGGAAAGGCCCTCTTTCGCCAACACGAACCCCTTTCTTTCGTCGATGCCTGTATTGTCGCATATATGCAAACCGAGGGGCTCGGTTACCTGTATGCGTTCGATGACGACTTCGACGCTGTCGAGGACGTCTATCGGCTCGAAACAACGACGAATCCCTACGAGCCAAACTGA